Proteins from a genomic interval of Salmo trutta chromosome 39, fSalTru1.1, whole genome shotgun sequence:
- the LOC115179666 gene encoding homeobox protein engrailed-1-B codes for MEERIDQNSRDSTEGESVSLSPNLPSPPILPHQAAQQVHRTTNFFIDNILRPDFGCKKELGSRERAQTSGRENVNPLVIRPSHASSLCQDSNCSSDSTSSSSSSPSSKQNSTKQGEGNGTTTTRYGDTASIVVVNASNGGSPPAKESTPMLWPAWVYCTRYSDRPSSGPRTRKLKKKKNEKEDKRPRTAFTAEQLQRLKSEFQANRYITEQRRQSLATELNLNESQIKIWFQNKRAKIKKGNGYKNGLALQLMAQGLYNHSTTTVQEEKDDSE; via the exons ATGGAAGAGCGAATTGATCAAAACAGCCGTGATTCGACTGAGGGAGAGAGCGTGTCCCTCTCCCCGAATCTACCATCTCCTCCAATTTTGCCCCACCAGGCAGCACAGCAAGTACATAGAACCACAAACTTTTTTATTGACAATATTCTGCGACCAGACTTCGGCTGCAAGAAGGAGCTTGGGAGTCGGGAGCGGGCGCAGACCTCCGGCAGAGAAAACGTGAACCCGCTGGTAATCAGGCCATCTCACGCGAGCAGCCTTTGCCAGGATTCCAACTGCAGTAGTGACAGTACTTCTTCCTCGTCGTCCTCGCCGTCTTCGAAACAGAACTCGACAAAACAAGGTGAAGGGAATGGGACTACCACAACGAGATATGGAGACACCGCGTCAATAGTGGTTGTGAATGCCAGTAATGGAGGATCTCCACCCGCTAAAGAATCTACGCCGATGTTATGGCCTGCGTGGGTTTACTGCACGAGATATTCGGATCGACCATCATCTG GCCCAAGGACACGGAAATTGAAAAAGAAGAAAAATGAGAAAGAAGACAAGCGACCCAGAACCGCGTTTACGGCTGAACAGCTGCAGAGACTTAAGTCCGAGTTTCAGGCAAATCGCTACATAACAGAACAACGGAGACAGTCACTGGCCACAGAACTGAATCTCAATGAATCCCAAATCAAAATTTGGTTTCAGAATAAGAGGGCAAAAATCAAAAAGGGGAATGGCTACAAGAACGGCCTGGCTCTCCAACTCATGGCCCAAGGACTGTACAACCATTCCACAACCACGGTCCAAGAGGAGAAGGATGATAGCGAGTAA